The following proteins come from a genomic window of Salvia hispanica cultivar TCC Black 2014 chromosome 4, UniMelb_Shisp_WGS_1.0, whole genome shotgun sequence:
- the LOC125219495 gene encoding ubiquitin carboxyl-terminal hydrolase 8-like isoform X1 yields MDSNDSASEISFSSLHLDPRQQEDKQEEPVSSDEDQSLYLVPFRWWKEAQDPSSSDVKRGIPFAASPAPYGGPMKIFNNIFNSDIAFSLRKDDDLSCNGENGEAGVSGKDYALVPGDIWLQTLKWHSDSKNSSKERKGFLAVEEDMSDVYPLQLRLSVLCETNVLSVKISKKDNSVECYRRACKIFNMESEPLRVWDLSGQTMLLLLNDKNKILKESQKQIGQDLLLELQVYGLSESFRNKTRKDDTAQCSNGTLNGGSVHYFSNSARSNSAKFLGGSAEAGTLGLTGLQNLGNTCFMNSALQCLAHTPKLVDYFLGDYEREINPDNPLGMKGEIASSFGDLMKKLWAPGATPLAPRTFKLKLAHFAPQFSGFNQHDSQELLAFLLDGLHEDLNRVKCKPYVEVKDSDSRPDEQVADEYWTNHLARNDSVIVDVCQGQYRSTLECPLCRKMSVTFDPFMYLSLPLPSTSMRTMTLTVVKTDGTDKPLAFTVTVPKNGKLVDLTQALKTACSLEGDETLLVAEIYNNRIIHFLKDPNGSLSLIRDNDKLVAYRLPDTEAPLFVFMHQQAEDYIFITIHRKRGHCPIN; encoded by the exons ATGGATAGCAATGATTCCGCATCCGAGATATCATTCAGCTCTCTGCATTTGGACCCACGGCAGCAGGAAGATAAACAAGAAGAGCCTGTATCTTCGGATGAAGATCAGAGTCTCTATTTAGTTCCCTTCAG ATGGTGGAAGGAAGCGCAGGACCCTTCATCCTCAGATGTAAAGAGGGGGATCCCATTTGCAGCATCCCCTGCTCCTTATGGGGGTCCAATGAAGATTTTTAACAACATATTCAACTCAGATATTGCATTTAGTCTGAGGAAAGATGATGATTTGTCATGCAATGGAGAAAATGGTGAGGCGGGTGTATCGGGTAAAGACTATGCATTGGTGCCTGGAGACATATGGCTTCAGACACTGAAATG GCACAGTGATTCTAAGAATTCATCAAAGGAAAGAAAAGGGTTCTTAGCTGTCGAAGAAGATATGTCCGATGTCTACCCTTTGCAACTCAGGCTTTCTGTTCTATGTGAAACCAACGTACTGTCTGTTAAAATTAGCAAAAAG GACAATTCAGTTGAGTGCTACAGAAGAGCCTGCAAGATTTTCAATATGGAATCTGAGCCT TTGCGCGTTTGGGATTTATCAGGGCAGACAATGCTGCTTCTATTGAATGACAAAAATAAGATCTTAAAAGAGTCTCAGAAGCAAATTGGGCAGGAT TTGCTCCTCGAGTTACAAGTTTATGGATTATCAGAAtcttttagaaataaaaccaGAAAGGATGATACTGCACAATGTTCGAATGGGACTCTGAATGGTGGTTCTGTCCACTACTTCTCTAATTCTGCTCGGAGCAATTCTGCTAAGTTTCTCGGAGGTTCTGCTGAAGCTGGTACACTAGGCTTAACTGGATTACAGAACCTTGGGAATACTTGCTTCATGAACAGTGCTCTTCAGTGTCTAGCCCACACACCAAAGCTTGTTGACTACTTTCTTGGAGATtatgaaagagaaataaatccaGATAACCCATTGGGGATGAAG GGTGAAATTGCTTCTTCTTTTGGAGACCTGATGAAGAAACTATGGGCTCCTGGAGCGACTCCACTAGCACCGAGAACATTCAAATTGAAGCTTGCTCATTTTGCTCCCCAGTTCAGTGGTTTCAATCAGCACGATTCTCAA GAGCTCCTGGCATTTCTCTTGGACGGACTTCATGAAGATTTGAATCGTGTCAAGTGTAAACCTTATGTCGAAGTTAAGGATTCTGATAGCAGACCAGATGAACAAGTAGCGGATGAATATTGGACGAATCATCTTGCTCGTAATGATTCGGTTATAGTTGACGTTTGCCAA GGTCAATACAGGTCCACATTAGAATGCCCACTTTGTCGAAAGATGTCTGTTACTTTCGACCCATTTATGTATCTGTCTTTACCTCTGCCATCAACTTCTATGCGGACAATGACATTGACTGTTGTGAAAACTGATGGGACTGATAAGCCACTGGCATTTACTGTTACTGTACCAAAGAATGGAAAACTTGTAGATCTTACTCAGGCTTTAAAGACTGCCTGTTCTCTGGAGGGTGATGAAACACTTTTGGTGGCTGAG ATATACAACAACCGCATTATACATTTTCTAAAGGATCCAAATGGTTCGTTATCTTTGATTAGAGACAATGATAAACTAGTAGCCTACAGGCTACCAGATACAGAAGCTCCTCTCTTTGTCTTTATGCATCAGCAGGCTGAAGA TTATATTTTCATAACGATACACAGAAAGAGAGGGCATTGCCCTATCAACTAG
- the LOC125219495 gene encoding ubiquitin carboxyl-terminal hydrolase 8-like isoform X2: MDSNDSASEISFSSLHLDPRQQEDKQEEPVSSDEDQSLYLVPFRWWKEAQDPSSSDVKRGIPFAASPAPYGGPMKIFNNIFNSDIAFSLRKDDDLSCNGENGEAGVSGKDYALVPGDIWLQTLKWHSDSKNSSKERKGFLAVEEDMSDVYPLQLRLSVLCETNVLSVKISKKDNSVECYRRACKIFNMESEPLRVWDLSGQTMLLLLNDKNKILKESQKQIGQDLLLELQVYGLSESFRNKTRKDDTAQCSNGTLNGGSVHYFSNSARSNSAKFLGGSAEAGTLGLTGLQNLGNTCFMNSALQCLAHTPKLVDYFLGDYEREINPDNPLGMKGEIASSFGDLMKKLWAPGATPLAPRTFKLKLAHFAPQFSGFNQHDSQELLAFLLDGLHEDLNRVKCKPYVEVKDSDSRPDEQVADEYWTNHLARNDSVIVDVCQGQYRSTLECPLCRKMSVTFDPFMYLSLPLPSTSMRTMTLTVVKTDGTDKPLAFTVTVPKNGKLVDLTQALKTACSLEGDETLLVAEIYNNRIIHFLKDPNGSLSLIRDNDKLVAYRLPDTEAPLFVFMHQQAEEKRGHCPIN, encoded by the exons ATGGATAGCAATGATTCCGCATCCGAGATATCATTCAGCTCTCTGCATTTGGACCCACGGCAGCAGGAAGATAAACAAGAAGAGCCTGTATCTTCGGATGAAGATCAGAGTCTCTATTTAGTTCCCTTCAG ATGGTGGAAGGAAGCGCAGGACCCTTCATCCTCAGATGTAAAGAGGGGGATCCCATTTGCAGCATCCCCTGCTCCTTATGGGGGTCCAATGAAGATTTTTAACAACATATTCAACTCAGATATTGCATTTAGTCTGAGGAAAGATGATGATTTGTCATGCAATGGAGAAAATGGTGAGGCGGGTGTATCGGGTAAAGACTATGCATTGGTGCCTGGAGACATATGGCTTCAGACACTGAAATG GCACAGTGATTCTAAGAATTCATCAAAGGAAAGAAAAGGGTTCTTAGCTGTCGAAGAAGATATGTCCGATGTCTACCCTTTGCAACTCAGGCTTTCTGTTCTATGTGAAACCAACGTACTGTCTGTTAAAATTAGCAAAAAG GACAATTCAGTTGAGTGCTACAGAAGAGCCTGCAAGATTTTCAATATGGAATCTGAGCCT TTGCGCGTTTGGGATTTATCAGGGCAGACAATGCTGCTTCTATTGAATGACAAAAATAAGATCTTAAAAGAGTCTCAGAAGCAAATTGGGCAGGAT TTGCTCCTCGAGTTACAAGTTTATGGATTATCAGAAtcttttagaaataaaaccaGAAAGGATGATACTGCACAATGTTCGAATGGGACTCTGAATGGTGGTTCTGTCCACTACTTCTCTAATTCTGCTCGGAGCAATTCTGCTAAGTTTCTCGGAGGTTCTGCTGAAGCTGGTACACTAGGCTTAACTGGATTACAGAACCTTGGGAATACTTGCTTCATGAACAGTGCTCTTCAGTGTCTAGCCCACACACCAAAGCTTGTTGACTACTTTCTTGGAGATtatgaaagagaaataaatccaGATAACCCATTGGGGATGAAG GGTGAAATTGCTTCTTCTTTTGGAGACCTGATGAAGAAACTATGGGCTCCTGGAGCGACTCCACTAGCACCGAGAACATTCAAATTGAAGCTTGCTCATTTTGCTCCCCAGTTCAGTGGTTTCAATCAGCACGATTCTCAA GAGCTCCTGGCATTTCTCTTGGACGGACTTCATGAAGATTTGAATCGTGTCAAGTGTAAACCTTATGTCGAAGTTAAGGATTCTGATAGCAGACCAGATGAACAAGTAGCGGATGAATATTGGACGAATCATCTTGCTCGTAATGATTCGGTTATAGTTGACGTTTGCCAA GGTCAATACAGGTCCACATTAGAATGCCCACTTTGTCGAAAGATGTCTGTTACTTTCGACCCATTTATGTATCTGTCTTTACCTCTGCCATCAACTTCTATGCGGACAATGACATTGACTGTTGTGAAAACTGATGGGACTGATAAGCCACTGGCATTTACTGTTACTGTACCAAAGAATGGAAAACTTGTAGATCTTACTCAGGCTTTAAAGACTGCCTGTTCTCTGGAGGGTGATGAAACACTTTTGGTGGCTGAG ATATACAACAACCGCATTATACATTTTCTAAAGGATCCAAATGGTTCGTTATCTTTGATTAGAGACAATGATAAACTAGTAGCCTACAGGCTACCAGATACAGAAGCTCCTCTCTTTGTCTTTATGCATCAGCAGGCTGAAGA AAAGAGAGGGCATTGCCCTATCAACTAG
- the LOC125217935 gene encoding protein IQ-DOMAIN 5-like isoform X1: MGVPRRWIKQLLGKKKSEKGENISRNGRKSNHSNSSHSKSSVEHERGRFENVLNENVDTEVEDAFWQWEMDHSGAPSTPLETKTSVDHPPSVSPRAENASEQQPQEDWREEWLDEYAKGKEGSFKASLDSPNSPGEQSAAQLEDDAIQGWATLDVREVVESDPDPDPISPLSGSLELEYEAPDAEYANDTSNLEEDQNMQEELATRHIQTAFRGFLVQNEAKTKTKTRPPMNEELAALRIQTVYRGFMARRAFRPRKGMARLQALVKGNTVKRQAAIALRCIQALVKVQVHSRAKHVRSTLQNQSVQKKLIQQLEVEAPAKKPELVQNTQNGWCDKVGSAAEIRARSQKRQEAAAKREKARAYALARQWQAGIRHQPQQQQRRRQPPQQKEEATPAGFPTVKSEWGWNWSERWMTVRPWETSFSDDAGVRDGTKSPTKVQVALVDVPSSTERKPLSSTGNGKPIPRFNTATEKGPSSKKVAAALVTPTPVSSRNPKTPIKNSATSRSAVGSRSFSTPKERSNLSDIQDRKRLSLPGTVHGAKLVAQTAVSSRPRTQKPRGSRSKQNGNDVRPSKLSR, translated from the exons ATGGGTGTTCCAAGGAGATGGATCAAACAATTGCTTGGCAAAAAGAAATCAGAGAAGGGCGAAAat ATTTCTAGAAATGGTAGAAAGAGCAACCATAGCAATAGCAGCCACAGCAAGAGCTCTGTTGAACATGAGAGAGGCAGATTTGAAAACGttttgaatgaaaatgtgGACACAGAAGTTGAAGATGCATTCTGGCAGTGGGAGATGGACCACTCCGGTGCGCCTTCGACTCCCCTTGAGACGAAAACCTCTGTGGACCACCCGCCTTCTGTTTCACCACGTGCGGAAAATGCATCTGAGCAGCAACCTCAAGAGGATTGGAGAGAAGAATGGTTGGATGAATATGCCAAGGGGAAGGAAGGCAGCTTCAAGGCATCTTTGGATTCACCAAACTCACCGGGGGAGCAAAGTGCAGCTCAGCTTGAAGATGATGCTATACAAGGATGGGCAACGCTGGATGTCAGAGAGGTGGTTGAGTCAGATCCTGATCCAGATCCAATTAGTCCACTATCCGGCTCACTCGAGTTGGAATATGAAGCTCCAGATGCCGAATATGCAAACGATACATCTAATTTAGAGGAGGACCAGAATATGCAGGAGGAATTGGCAACCCGGCATATCCAAACAGCATTTAGAGGATTTCTG GTGCAAAACGAAGccaaaactaaaactaaaactcGACCGCCTATGAATGAAGAATTGGCTGCCTTACGAATCCAAACTGTGTATAGAGGATTCATG GCTAGACGAGCCTTTCGTCCTAGAAAAGGAATGGCAAGGCTTCAAGCTCTAGTGAAAGGTAATACTGTGAAAAGGCAAGCTGCCATTGCCCTTCGCTGTATTCAAGCTCTGGTAAAAGTTCAGGTCCATTCCCGAGCTAAACATGTCCGCTCTACATTACAAAATCAATCTGTACAAAAGAAGCTGATACAACAACTTGAAGTTGAGGCTCCAGCTAAAAAACCTGAA CTTGTACAGAACACACAGAATGGGTGGTGTGACAAGGTTGGCTCTGCTGCTGAAATCCGAGCCAGGTCGCAGAAAAGGCAGGAGGCCGCTGCTAAGCGTGAAAAAGCAAGAGCTTATGCCTTAGCTCGTCAG TGGCAGGCTGGGATAAGGCATCAGCctcagcagcagcagcggcggcggcagccTCCTCAGCAGAAGGAGGAGGCAACACCTGCTGGTTTCCCCACAGTTAAAAGTGAGTGGGGATGGAATTGGTCGGAGCGATGGATGACTGTTCGCCCATGGGAAACTAGCTTTTCAGATGATGCTGGTGTTAGAGATGGGACGAAGAGTCCTACAAAAGTACAGGTTGCTCTAGTGGATGTTCCTTCATCGACAGAGAGAAAGCCATTGTCAAGTACAGGTAACGGAAAACCTATCCCCCGTTTCAACACCGCCACTGAGAAAGGTCCTTCATCGAAGAAGGTAGCTGCTGCGTTGGTAACTCCAACCCCTGTTTCGAGTAGGAATCCGAAAACACCTATAAAAAATTCAGCAACCTCGAGGTCAGCTGTTGGCTCTAGATCGTTCAGTACTCCTAAAGAGCGATCCAACCTTTCAGATATTCAAGACAGGAAGCGATTGTCTCTGCCTG GGACAGTGCATGGAGCTAAGCTTGTTGCTCAGACTGCTGTCAGCAGCCGCCCCCGCACTCAGAAGCCCAGGGGTTCCAGAAGCAAACAGAACGGGAACGATGTGAGGCCCTCGAAGCTCAGCCGTTAG
- the LOC125221884 gene encoding serine/threonine-protein phosphatase BSL3: MDVDSAMPGEPDQDPSADSTTANTVALLSNESQSSSPQLQQEQSNNSTSGAIVGGPRCAPTYTVVNAIIEKKEDGPGPRCGHTLTAVPAVGEEGSPGYIGPRLILFGGATALEGNSAASGTPSSAGSAGIRLAGATADVHCYDVLANKWSCVTPIGEPPTPRAAHVATAVGTMVVIQGGIGPAGLSAEDLHVLDLTQQRPRWHRVVVHGPGPGPRYGHVMALVGQRYLMSIGGNDGKRPLADVWALDTAAKPYEWRKLEPEGEGPPPCMYATASARSDGLLLLCGGRDANSVPLASAYGLAKHRDGRWEWAIAPGVSPSPRYQHAAVFVNARLHVSGGALGGGRMVEDSSSVAVLDTAAGVWCDTKSVVTTPRTGRYSADAAGGDAAVELTRRCRHAAAAVGDLIFIYGGLRGGVLLDDLLVAEDLAAAETTTAASHAAAAASHLQQGSSQGTYGYNDDRTRVPLTESAADGAVVVGSPVAPPVNGDIYTDISTENAMLQGSRQLSKGVEYLVEAAAAEAEAISATLKAAKARQVNGEVELPDRDRGAEATPSGKQTTLIKPDSAMSNNSIPAGVRLHHRAVVVAAETGGALGGMVRQLSIDQFENEGRRVSYGTPESATAARKLLDRQMSINSVPKKVIAHLLKPRGWKPPVRRQFFLDCNEIADLCDSAERIFASEPSVLQLRAPIKIFGDLHGQFGDLMRLFDEYGSPSTAGDISYIDYLFLGDYVDRGQHSLETITLLLALKVEYQHQVHLIRGNHEAADINALFGFRIECIERMGERDGIWAWHRINRLFNWLPLAALIEKKIVCMHGGIGRSINHIEQIENIQRPIPMEAGSIVLMDLLWSDPTENDSVEGLRPNARGPGLVTFGPDRVMEFCNNNDLQLIVRAHECVMDGFERFAQGHLITLFSATNYCGTANNAGAILVLGRDLVVVPKLIHPLPPAISSPETSPERHVEDTWMQELNANRPPTPTRGRPQVTNDRGSLAWI, encoded by the exons ATGGACGTCGATTCCGCTATGCCCGGCGAGCCCGATCAGGATCCGTCGGCGGACTCCACCACTGCTAATACGGTTGCGCTTCTGTCCAACGAATCTCAATCCTCGTCGCCGCAGCTGCAGCAGGAACAGAGCAATAATAGTACTAGCGGGGCGATTGTGGGCGGACCACGCTGCGCACCGACCTATACTGTGGTGAACGCGATAATTGAGAAGAAGGAGGATGGTCCAGGCCCGCGATGTGGTCACACGCTGACAGCGGTGCCGGCGGTTGGGGAGGAGGGGAGTCCTGGGTATATTGGGCCGAGGTTAATTCTTTTCGGAGGGGCAACGGCGCTCGAAGGCAATTCAGCTGCATCGGGAACTCCTTCTTCCGCGGGAAGCGCTGGAATCC GGTTGGCTGGGGCTACGGCCGACGTGCATTGCTATGATGTATTGGCAAATAAGTGGTCTTG TGTTACCCCAATTGGGGAACCACCCACACCTAGGGCAGCTCATGTTGCCACTGCTGTAGGTACGATGGTTGTTATTCAG GGTGGGATTGGTCCTGCTGGTTTATCGGCCGAAGATCTTCATGTTCTGGACCTTACACAGCAACGACCGAGATGGCATAG GGTTGTGGTGCATGGTCCTGGCCCAGGGCCACGGTATGGGCATGTAATGGCTTTGGTAGGTCAGCGGTATTTAATGTCAATTGGTGGAAATGATG GGAAGCGGCCTTTAGCTGATGTATGGGCATTGGACACTGCTGCAAAGCCATATGAATGGAGGAAACTAGAGCCCGAGGGTGAAGGGCCACCTCCATGCAT GTACGCAACTGCAAGTGCACGCTCTGATGGTCTTCTTCTGCTTTGTGGTGGAAGGGATGCGAATAGTGTT CCACTAGCTAGTGCATATGGGCTTGCTAAACACAGAGATGGTAGGTGGGAATGGGCCATTGCACCTGGTGTCTCACCATCACCAAGGTATCAACATGCTGCG GTTTTCGTTAATGCACGCCTTCATGTATCTGGAGGGGCACTTGGTGGTGGACGCATGGTAGAGGACTCCTCAAGTGTTGCTG TTTTGGATACCGCAGCTGGAGTTTGGTGCGATACAAAGTCTGTTGTCACAACACCAAGAACAGGTCGATACAGTGCTGATGCTGCTGGAGGAGATGCAGCAGTTGAATTAACAAGGCGTTGTAGGcatgctgctgctgctgttggTGACTTGATATTCATTTATGGTGGTCTACGTGGTG GGGTGCTTCTTGATGATTTGCTTGTTGCTGAAGATCTGGCTGCTGCTGAAACGACTACTGCAGCTTCTCATGCTGCAGCTGCGGCATCCCATTTGCAGCAAGGGAGTTCACAAGGCACATATGGATATAATGATGATAGAACAAGGGTTCCTCTAACTGAATCTGCCGCTGATGGGGCTGTTGTTGTTGGAAGTCCTGTTGCCCCTCCTGTCAATGGTGATATCTATACAGATATAAGCACAGAGAATGCGATGCTACAGGGTTCTCG ACAACTAAGTAAAGGTGTCGAGTACTTGGTTGAAGCTGCTGCAGCTGAAGCTGAGGCTATAAGTGCCACATTAAAAGCTGCTAAAGCTCGACAAGTTAATGGAGAAGTTGAGCTGCCAGACAGAGATCGTGGGGCTGAGGCAACACCAAGTGGAAAACAAACTACATTGATTAAACCCGACTCTGCAATGTCAAATAATTCTATCCCAGCTGGAGTTCGACTTCATCATCGTGCT GTGGTTGTAGCTGCAGAGACTGGTGGTGCCTTAGGTGGTATGGTTAGACAACTGTCAATTGATCAGTTTGAAAATGAAGGCAGACGGGTCAGCTATGGAACTCCAGAAAGTGCAACAGCAGCTAGGAAACTTTTAGATCGACAAATGTCAATTAATAGTGTACCTAAGAAG GTTATTGCTCATCTTTTGAAACCTCGTGGGTGGAAGCCTCCAGTTCGAAGACAATTTTTCTTGGACTGTAATGAGATTGCTGATCTTTGTGATAGTGCTGAGAGAATATTTGCAAGTGAACCAAGTGTGCTACAGCTGAGGGCTCCTATTAAGATATTTGGTGATTTGCACGGTCAATTTGGAGATCTTATGAGGCTTTTTGATGAATATGGATCTCCTTCTACTGCAGGAGACATCTC ATATATTGATTATCTCTTCTTGGGGGACTATGTTGATCGTGGCCAGCATAGCTTGGAAACCATTACCCTTCTCCTCGCTTTAAAG GTTGAATATCAACATCAAGTACATTTAATCCGCGGCAATCATGAGGCTGCTGATATCAATGCCCTTTTTGGTTTTCGGATCGAGTGCATTGAGCGTATG GGTGAGAGAGATGGAATATGGGCATGGCATCGGATAAACAGATTGTTTAATTGGCTTCCTCTGGCCGCattaattgagaaaaagaTTGTCTGCATGCATGGTGGTATTGGGAGATCTATAAACCATATCGAACAGATTGAGAATATTCAACGTCCAATTCCTATGGAAGCAGGGTCAATTGTTCTTATGGACTTATTGTG gTCCGATCCCACTGAAAATGACAGTGTAGAAGGTCTGCGGCCAAATGCAAGAGGTCCTGGATTAGTGACATTTGGG CCTGATCGTGTCATGGAATTCTGTAACAACAATGATCTTCAGTTGATAGTCCGAGCACATGAATGTGTAATGGACGGCTTTGAAAGATTTGCTCAGGGACACTTAATTACTCTTTTTTCTGCAACAAACTACTGTG GTACTGCGAATAATGCTGGTGCTATCTTGGTTTTGGGTAGAGATTTAGTAGTTGTGCCTAAACTCATTCATCCGTTGCCCCCTGCAATTTCATCTCCTGAAACATCTCCAGAACGTCATGTAGAAGACACGTGGATGCAG GAGCTAAATGCTAACCGACCACCTACGCCTACTAGAGGCCGACCTCAAGTCACTAATGATCGAGGTTCTCTTGCTTGGATTTAG
- the LOC125217935 gene encoding protein IQ-DOMAIN 5-like isoform X2, with protein MLISRNGRKSNHSNSSHSKSSVEHERGRFENVLNENVDTEVEDAFWQWEMDHSGAPSTPLETKTSVDHPPSVSPRAENASEQQPQEDWREEWLDEYAKGKEGSFKASLDSPNSPGEQSAAQLEDDAIQGWATLDVREVVESDPDPDPISPLSGSLELEYEAPDAEYANDTSNLEEDQNMQEELATRHIQTAFRGFLVQNEAKTKTKTRPPMNEELAALRIQTVYRGFMARRAFRPRKGMARLQALVKGNTVKRQAAIALRCIQALVKVQVHSRAKHVRSTLQNQSVQKKLIQQLEVEAPAKKPELVQNTQNGWCDKVGSAAEIRARSQKRQEAAAKREKARAYALARQWQAGIRHQPQQQQRRRQPPQQKEEATPAGFPTVKSEWGWNWSERWMTVRPWETSFSDDAGVRDGTKSPTKVQVALVDVPSSTERKPLSSTGNGKPIPRFNTATEKGPSSKKVAAALVTPTPVSSRNPKTPIKNSATSRSAVGSRSFSTPKERSNLSDIQDRKRLSLPGTVHGAKLVAQTAVSSRPRTQKPRGSRSKQNGNDVRPSKLSR; from the exons atgttg ATTTCTAGAAATGGTAGAAAGAGCAACCATAGCAATAGCAGCCACAGCAAGAGCTCTGTTGAACATGAGAGAGGCAGATTTGAAAACGttttgaatgaaaatgtgGACACAGAAGTTGAAGATGCATTCTGGCAGTGGGAGATGGACCACTCCGGTGCGCCTTCGACTCCCCTTGAGACGAAAACCTCTGTGGACCACCCGCCTTCTGTTTCACCACGTGCGGAAAATGCATCTGAGCAGCAACCTCAAGAGGATTGGAGAGAAGAATGGTTGGATGAATATGCCAAGGGGAAGGAAGGCAGCTTCAAGGCATCTTTGGATTCACCAAACTCACCGGGGGAGCAAAGTGCAGCTCAGCTTGAAGATGATGCTATACAAGGATGGGCAACGCTGGATGTCAGAGAGGTGGTTGAGTCAGATCCTGATCCAGATCCAATTAGTCCACTATCCGGCTCACTCGAGTTGGAATATGAAGCTCCAGATGCCGAATATGCAAACGATACATCTAATTTAGAGGAGGACCAGAATATGCAGGAGGAATTGGCAACCCGGCATATCCAAACAGCATTTAGAGGATTTCTG GTGCAAAACGAAGccaaaactaaaactaaaactcGACCGCCTATGAATGAAGAATTGGCTGCCTTACGAATCCAAACTGTGTATAGAGGATTCATG GCTAGACGAGCCTTTCGTCCTAGAAAAGGAATGGCAAGGCTTCAAGCTCTAGTGAAAGGTAATACTGTGAAAAGGCAAGCTGCCATTGCCCTTCGCTGTATTCAAGCTCTGGTAAAAGTTCAGGTCCATTCCCGAGCTAAACATGTCCGCTCTACATTACAAAATCAATCTGTACAAAAGAAGCTGATACAACAACTTGAAGTTGAGGCTCCAGCTAAAAAACCTGAA CTTGTACAGAACACACAGAATGGGTGGTGTGACAAGGTTGGCTCTGCTGCTGAAATCCGAGCCAGGTCGCAGAAAAGGCAGGAGGCCGCTGCTAAGCGTGAAAAAGCAAGAGCTTATGCCTTAGCTCGTCAG TGGCAGGCTGGGATAAGGCATCAGCctcagcagcagcagcggcggcggcagccTCCTCAGCAGAAGGAGGAGGCAACACCTGCTGGTTTCCCCACAGTTAAAAGTGAGTGGGGATGGAATTGGTCGGAGCGATGGATGACTGTTCGCCCATGGGAAACTAGCTTTTCAGATGATGCTGGTGTTAGAGATGGGACGAAGAGTCCTACAAAAGTACAGGTTGCTCTAGTGGATGTTCCTTCATCGACAGAGAGAAAGCCATTGTCAAGTACAGGTAACGGAAAACCTATCCCCCGTTTCAACACCGCCACTGAGAAAGGTCCTTCATCGAAGAAGGTAGCTGCTGCGTTGGTAACTCCAACCCCTGTTTCGAGTAGGAATCCGAAAACACCTATAAAAAATTCAGCAACCTCGAGGTCAGCTGTTGGCTCTAGATCGTTCAGTACTCCTAAAGAGCGATCCAACCTTTCAGATATTCAAGACAGGAAGCGATTGTCTCTGCCTG GGACAGTGCATGGAGCTAAGCTTGTTGCTCAGACTGCTGTCAGCAGCCGCCCCCGCACTCAGAAGCCCAGGGGTTCCAGAAGCAAACAGAACGGGAACGATGTGAGGCCCTCGAAGCTCAGCCGTTAG
- the LOC125219874 gene encoding axial regulator YABBY 5-like: MSMELTAEPVCYVNCNYCNTILAVNVPFGSMFSIVTVRCGHCSNLLSVNMGALLQSVHLQDFQKQQSFAALAAGVNNAAATRDNGSSSKCNRYGSLQVDIEQPKMPPIRPPEKRQRIPSAYNRFIKEEIQRIKATNPDISHREAFSTAAKNWAHFPHIHFGLKMESNKQAKLDHPVAGEATPKKALGF; the protein is encoded by the exons ATGTCAATGGAATTGACCGCTGAGCCTGTGTGTTATGTTAATTGCAACTACTGCAACACCATTTTGGCG GTTAATGTTCCATTTGGGAGCATGTTTAGTATTGTAACAGTGAGATGTGGGCACTGCTCAAATTTGCTCTCAGTCAATATGGGAGCTTTGCTTCAGTCTGTTCACCTCCAAGATTTCCAG AAACAGCAATCCTTCGCAGCCTTGGCTGCCGGTGTCAACAACGCCGCGGCCACTAGGGACAACGGCTCCTCTTCAAAGTGCAATAGATACGGTTCTCTTCAAGTTGACATTGAACAGCCTAAGATGCCTCCAATACGCC CACCAGAGAAAAGACAACGCATTCCATCAGCGTACAATCGTTTCATAAA AGAGGAGATTCAGAGGATAAAAGCAACCAATCCTGATATTAGCCATCGTGAAGCCTTTAGCACTGCTGCAAAGAAC TGGGCACATTTTCCTCATATTCATTTCGGATTAAAGATGGAAAGCAACAAACAAGCAAAGCTGGATCATCCAGTTGCAGGAGAAGCCACGCCTAAAAAAGCTCTTGGTTTTTAG